The genomic stretch GCAGTGTCCCTCTGGAGAGAGAATGCGCTTACAAAACATTCTGTTTGAGACAACATCTCATAGTTCCATGGATGGGTTACATGTAGCTTGTGCACGTTGAAAAGTAGGTTTCATATGGAAGCTTTGCTGTGGACATCATTGCAAATCTGAGAAGCAAACTGGGAGCAGAAAGTTCTATACAGCAACTGTGACCTGGTGTGAAGCTTACACAAGCTTTATATGGGGCCCCTGAGCTGCAGCATTGGTTAAACAATGGTTAGTTTTTACAAAACCATCACAGACTGAAATGACATGTGGCCTAGAGTGGGTTAAATGTTCTACGGGACAGCACTTTGATGTGCGATTATTGTCTACAGCCATATAAAGTATTTCTTAAAGCTAAAGTAGAGAATTACACATCCATAGGATTGTATTCGAGCTGCAGGCTTAGTCCTTAGCACAAACGGGTGTAGTCTGTCACCACCAAGTGATCTTGAATTCGTAGATGGGTCTCTTGCAGTAGTAATGATTGATGAGGTGTTTGTCACACACTCCAATACACTGCTGCTCTGCAGAGATGCCGCGCTCTGCCAGGTCACTCACAATACAGTGCAGCAGGTCATAGACATCTGCCACAGCCTCCCAGGGCCCAAAGGACACATCCACCTCACAGTGGTGCTCAAACAGCTTAGCCTCACTGTCCGAGCGCTCGAAGCGCAGAGAGTTGAAGAGAGGGCGCTCATATGGTGTGATGGGCATCTCCTCTTTGTACACACAGATCTTCAGCTTGGCAAAACGTGCTTTCTTCTGCATGGCTCGCAGTTTGGCAATCTCCACGATACGCTCCAGGttgtctgaaaaacaaagaaTATGATTAAGAGAAAGTATACAGTTACAAAACCTGAAAGATATGAGGGAGAGAGCAGCATTCATGTGTGATATAAACCCACTTAAGCACATGATATGAATTAGGCTCACATTGTTACATACGATACCCCGTTCATTCAATTACCCCTAAATACCACTATAGTAGGGTCATACCTCTGTAGTAGCACATCATATCTCTGTAGTAGGGTGTCATACCTCTATAGTAGGGCAGCAGGTCGAGGAAGGCCTGTCGGACCTTCTCCCCGGTTAGAGGCTGGGTGTCCTCCAGTTGTTCCAGCAGTGGCCCGATGGAGTAGTACTGAGCCTCCCTGTGGACCGCTCGGACGCGCTCTCGGGGCGGAAGCTCCCCCTCTCGCAGGAAGTTCAGGACATCCCTttaaatcaacacaaaacatttcagtcatacaGTTTGGCATGCATCTTGATGAGAggcatatgtttttgtttgatatATAGTCATCATCTAGGGCTACTCcattttgggaaaaaaagaaCTTGTAGAGAATTGCAATTGCATTTCGATTTATGATGCACTTAAAAAGTAGAATACAGTTGCAttgaaaacaactccaggagtgtTAAAACTGAAGCGATAATACTGATGGCAGTACACAGCTTCACATGGTTAAAAAGCTGTTTAAAAGCTGGGTAGAAATGAATGAATTAGGGGTTGCATTATATGgttcaaaacttttaaaatttgattttgcataatagctcTCCTTGAAACAAAATGGTTAAACAGGCTAGGGGTGGGTGGTAAAAAAAATTATggaatcttttttttccctaaaaattgcaattttgttgaacatTTACCATGAGCAGTGCGTAATTGAGAGCGTACTGTAAGTTTTTGACTATTGAGCACTTCTGAATAAGCCGCaccaactaaataaaaaaaacaaaaaaaacattttgtacatataaaGTCCACACTAAAATATAAGCcgcatgttacaaatatgttgtaacatgagatatttacacagaaagacggtacacagagtttttttttagttctaaTTTAAGACATACTTTTGAACATCAATAGCACGGCaccaacacgccatcaacacaggatgaacttgcctgaaagttttgaaaataaaacagcaccaacacaggCCATCtgatttatttcctctgaaagcttttgttgactttttacattgaccaagttcttcccgctgctgCCAATGTTGCACAATGGGTTCATTAATGCCAaactcacgtgcagtggctctatttccttctttgatggccagatccattgcctttaactaAGGCTGACTAATCATACgtgttttttcattttccatgatgagggtgtgtgcatgatgcgcagttcaaaatcaaaactagtgtatttttcagtgcataatctttccccaagTCTGTCtcatttttgcatttactgGTAGAGAGTGCTCCTCGGTGGctgttatccagtaaaaatctataaattagctgcaCCGTTGCATGGGCCggagggttcaaagcgtggaaaaaaagtagggagttatagtctgaaatttacagtAATTGATAATCATGGGTTTAGTGCAATGAAAATTGTGCAAGGAGATGTTAAAAGTACAATGATGTCCTAAGTATGACGATGTGTGCCTTTGTCattccaggtttgatccaatatgtcTGACTTCCTGTACAGTTTAGGGCAGGGCCATACAGACAAGTTCTATTTTTTGTGCTGAGTTTCTGATTTTTACGGTAACTTTTTTTCaggtcgggctcccattggccccatgaaaatctaAGTTTGAGGTGGGGTTACAGAgtcatctttcattattttttctcggggtcttcgCTCATCAATTTCCAATTTTCGATACAGGTCTCTAGcatgttcattgttttttattacttgCTTTTTGCGATTTTAAGGGCTCCTGGCGTGGTTTTAATTAGTCGGTTGCCAGGACGTTGTCCTCGGCTTGAGTCTAATGactgcttttctgttttatgca from Periophthalmus magnuspinnatus isolate fPerMag1 chromosome 14, fPerMag1.2.pri, whole genome shotgun sequence encodes the following:
- the kctd7 gene encoding BTB/POZ domain-containing protein KCTD7, translated to MQQNGSASPGSVEGSDRERQPPLSFSQLPIATTTRVRRFIQERRALPLPRVMVVFSAAGDTDKPGNAMISSESLEGSARKAPPSSPGPNLSLTRPLRSSLGGQELEFPEILSLNVGGTYFTTRLSTLQRYDDTMLAAMFSGRYHIPQDSEGRYFIDRDGHYFGDVLNFLREGELPPRERVRAVHREAQYYSIGPLLEQLEDTQPLTGEKVRQAFLDLLPYYRDNLERIVEIAKLRAMQKKARFAKLKICVYKEEMPITPYERPLFNSLRFERSDSEAKLFEHHCEVDVSFGPWEAVADVYDLLHCIVSDLAERGISAEQQCIGVCDKHLINHYYCKRPIYEFKITWW